CCTTTcggaagctttatttttaagagtgaatcaCAAGTTTCGAAAGCATTATGTTTGTACTTGTCGATTTTTTGTAATCTTGTTATGTAAGCAATATTCAATGTTTCATTATTCCGTGTGGTTTTGTGTTTCACAGGGATGCAGAGGAGCATCTGAGAGACAAGGAACTGGGATGTTTCCTCATTCGGCTCAGTGATAAAGCCACTGGATACATTCTGTCATACAAGTAAGTGTGTCTTCACACTTAGAAACAAAATAGGGGCTATAAAGGGCATTGGTAATTTGCTGGTGTACCTTTTAGCATTGTTTCTTTATTTCTCACAAATGACCCAGATATTGAGCCAGACTGTATTTTTGAAACCATTTTAACAGTCGAAATCTTTGTTTTTTCAGAGGTCGTGATCGATGTCGGCACTTTGTCATCAATCAGAGTAAAGACGGGCGTTTTATTGTGACGGGCGACACAGAGATGCATGATACTCTCACCAGCCTCATCGAATATTACAAGACCAGACCCATTGAACCGTTTGGAGAATATCTGACACTCTCCTGTTTTGAGGtgaatttataataatacatgttttaatcaaatataatattattatgctatgcactaccattaaaaaaagaaatgaataattttattctgcaaggatgcattattgatcaaaagtgacagtaaaggcatttttgtttttttgtacatttaatgttacaaaataaaagaagctgttcttttgaactttctactcatCAATAAATCTTGAAAAATATATCACAGTTCCCACAAAATAAGCAGccactgttttaaacattgacatgaatattaaatgtttcttgataatcaaatcagcatgttagaatgatttctgaaggatcatgtggcactgaagactggagtaatgatgctgaaaattacaaaaatatacaatcaaatggaaaacagttactttaaatgaTAAGAATTGTGtcacaatatttatgtttttattatatttttgttaaaataaataaaatgtctttgCATATCTGATCTTGAATCTGTTGTGTTGCAGTCATCCATAAGTGAGCTCTATGATGTGATTCATATTGACCTGAGGGAGAAGCCAGTATTAAGGGTTAAAGCTGCGAAGGATATTTGGGACGATCACGAGACACTGCAACCCCCTGCCCTGCCGCCCAAAGGACTCAGAAACACACCCGTATGTCACATTTGCCATTCAATTTCAAttcatttagcaataattgtcttttgtaattcattattttattaaatattagttaGTTGTaccaattaatttattatttaagtatatttattcatttatttgattgaatgtatctattttgattaatttgaataaCTTTCGCGTCTGAAAGGGAACGCCTACAAATacatattcaataaggtcaggtgcaaaaataactgtccacGCCTTTTCAGCGTTAATTCGTCACTGTGCGTCTTTAGTAAAACCTGACAGTTCTATTTTAATGCAAGAAGACGGTTTGCACTGACGCAAGCTGTTAGTAAAGCTGGCCTTATGAATTTAAATATCTGACCATGGCCTCACATCTGCATATTTATGATTCCTTCTCACAGGCAGTGCCGCCAGTGCCAAGAAAAGGCCCTCCTCTGAAAGCCGCCTCTATAAAAGCAAAGCACAGCCCAGAAAATGTGCTGTACACAACGATAGACCTGCAGAAGCCCAGAGGAAGAACCAGAACGCCCACACACGGCAAAGACATTTCACTTACAGCTTTCCGAGGGGAACCCAGAGCCCCGAGGCGACAGAAAATTCCTGCCGCAAACCAAGGAACCATTTACTCTGAGCTCTTAGTGCCGAACTGCAGAAGCCAATCCCTGCCCTTCCTGGAAGACGACAGTGAAGAAGTACACTTTAATAGAAGAAGCCAACCGCAAATGTCTTCCCACATGCAGAGAGAACAACTCAGCAATCCCGGTTTGGAAATACTGTGCAATTCATCGGTTTATCAGTTAGCCGGAACACAAGGCAACCAAAACACAAGATCGTCAAAGGTCAACGTACAGGAAAGCGACGTTATATATGCCAAGGTGCCTCTTGAACACTTTCAAAATCACTTCCTGGCTGACGACATGTATGAGCAGATTCCTGATTCACGGCCTGCAGCGCGAGCAGAGGAGACCTCGCACACTAATACTTACGAAACGTTAACAGACTTAAAATCCAAGCAGATTTTATCTGCCCGCCCCCTTAAGGTGAGTGTTGCTGTGATCTATGGAAAAGGCCTGAATTTCAAAACGCTTAATGGAacgtaatatttaatattaggaAACTGAGATGATTATGACAGGTTACATCATGATAACTCTAATAACGTTCCTGTTGTTTCTTGTAGACTGAGAAATGGAAATGGCTCACCCCCGAATACTGGAAAAAATAACCTGTTCAGACGAACATCACATCACTGACGTGAATCATAACATTACACTAATGAAGAACAAACATGTACTTCTGTCCACTGAAGCTACTTCTGATCAATGAATACTAGAATAGTGCAGCTTTACTTTTCACTGGATTTTTGTCTGTCTATTTGTGAAATACTTCTATGTGTTACAAAGAAtatttattaacttaataaaaatatatattgcgtCCTGATGTCAAAAACAAGCTATTGGaaattttcttttaagaaaaggaATTTCATGTATATGatgtgtaataaaataatgatattgtGCATAGTCAGCCTGTGCCACTTTTACGATTTTTTGAGGATTTGCAAACAATTCTTGTTTCATCTCTACTTTATTGACGATGAATTATTAATGCACGGAGTGGGAATGAAGCTGTTAAACTTAACAGTCTTCAGAATGACCGAACCTGCCAGTACCAGAGACCATCTGGGGAGGTGCACATCTGTCTTTTCAGATTCACTACAACTTTTGGATCCATTAAAACAAATGATGTCACTGTGTCCTGCTTTTATGGTCTTtcactaaatattaataatatcaaaCTACAGATTTCCAGTAAAAACACTtcaaacatgtaaataaattctgtttataacagaattcaacattaaaatcaaacaaactgaaaacataactatatgtactttatttaatatatatatatatatatatatatatatatatatatatatatatatatatatatatatatatatatatatatatatatgactttaaCTAATTATGATTCTTGTGTAGGCTAAATAGCTACCCCTTCAGCTAACAAcctgaaaattaaccatggttttattattgtaaaagtgtattaaccatgtttttttgttttggtatACATATATCAATTTgtctacaaataccatggttaaactatggttagcaAAACCAgagttaatttgtggttaccaactgtagtattgttgttttttcaatttgtagtaaaaccatgaaTACTTTTACAGCAGATAACT
The sequence above is drawn from the Carassius gibelio isolate Cgi1373 ecotype wild population from Czech Republic chromosome B25, carGib1.2-hapl.c, whole genome shotgun sequence genome and encodes:
- the LOC128013935 gene encoding uncharacterized protein LOC128013935 translates to MTLKSHCSHQRTPTGSLWSSGHCKRQHSSKSQQHNYLTRTHPMEQRRPKPHRFHSCLMFRLKERVRMEHSQPERDVQESTESRLRELALKWFTETQAPLILHNGNFPEWFQGFISRKDAEEHLRDKELGCFLIRLSDKATGYILSYKGRDRCRHFVINQSKDGRFIVTGDTEMHDTLTSLIEYYKTRPIEPFGEYLTLSCFESSISELYDVIHIDLREKPVLRVKAAKDIWDDHETLQPPALPPKGLRNTPAVPPVPRKGPPLKAASIKAKHSPENVLYTTIDLQKPRGRTRTPTHGKDISLTAFRGEPRAPRRQKIPAANQGTIYSELLVPNCRSQSLPFLEDDSEEVHFNRRSQPQMSSHMQREQLSNPGLEILCNSSVYQLAGTQGNQNTRSSKVNVQESDVIYAKVPLEHFQNHFLADDMYEQIPDSRPAARAEETSHTNTYETLTDLKSKQILSARPLKTEKWKWLTPEYWKK